One region of Armigeres subalbatus isolate Guangzhou_Male chromosome 3, GZ_Asu_2, whole genome shotgun sequence genomic DNA includes:
- the LOC134220105 gene encoding uncharacterized protein LOC134220105, with translation MNGKRITTLIKMETPALADCSTGLRLINPIVRTTTWMQVEIGSVRTTAHRTQIRPFIEPTVPDRPNLMLPMTNTRSMTRAIGESAEMPTPDISCEDPGADAGKPTRSRRKRRMESTTPIELRRSKRSRMSKTDPDFVYFN, from the exons ATGAATGGAAAACGGATAACAACATTGATAAAGATGGAGACACCAGCATTAGCGGACTGTTCAACCGGCTTAAGACTGATAAATCCGATAGTGAGGACGACGACATGGATGCAG GTGGAAATTGGAAGCGTGCGAACAACAGCTCATCGCACACAAATTCGACCGTTTATTGAACCGACCGTGCCGGATCGACCTAACTTGATGCTCCCTATGACGAATACTCGTAGTATGACTAGAGCAATCGGCGAGTCAGCTGAGATGCCTACACCGGACATTAGTTGTGAAGATCCTGGAGCGGATGCTGGGAAGCCAACTCGCTCGAGGCGGAAGAGAAGGATGGAGAGCACAACGCCTATTGAATTAAGGCGTTCGAAACGATCTAGGATGAGCAAGACCGATCCGGATTTCGTGTATTTTAATTAG